A genomic stretch from Bacteroidetes Order II. bacterium includes:
- a CDS encoding immune inhibitor A, which produces MSKIAFLSTIFLSLATVLWAQDGIDISGSGRYDVNTGLPRAIYREHFRAQSAFPETQAREYLRHHALRLFGVTTLPENVLRLVGKTDLPFGKVVRFQQVFQGLPVERNEVAVTIGQSGEVIFVTSSFHPIQGMENTGTRPTKKLFREEALVRKAILREETEEIPGFPDRSESVWTQNEAGEWVEARRIEVYHPEHQHYWAVWLDAHSGSVIRKESLAVRCKHSHEPSLETHLSKTKSLPPFEPLHSPLLFIGQTYTTGQGIGKVFDPDPLTSAKKEYGAMGLLDNNDADSPELTAQLKEVALKDLSHENGQFFLRGKYAWIADTGAPFKGLFEQNSHDFSTSRSNDLFEAVNAYYHIDLNLRYVAETLGFSIPNRHAGNTTTQWFDPSALNGADNSQYDPTTGYLVFGEGGVDDAEDAGVIWHEAAHALHDRMTLGSISNATNDGLAEGFADYWAQSYLWTVQQWGLTDAPYHYVFRWDGHNPFWGGRTTQYPNKFPDGIVTSGGSLRERNGQIVASTLMEIWPVLGRTMTDQAALSAVGMTNAESNQNDYFNAFYQTLRQLRVPAGQMEQVYQIIASRGYTLPAKGLSIGLESDLSHLTVESDATLRVEINNNSALDKTNVSVTAQLPAGMVYQSNSATCPANFNNDSLVFSIGDLPAFGFKTCTFVVKLSRLTGNKYFGDDFEQGLSQWVAPKDAQNFTWTSSMIQPHQGKTSAFVQNQGLPSDLTLTLVKAVSLQAGTPVLSFWHFYNTEFFSDGGVVEISTDAGSTWQDLDTKWIMNAYNGRISSTFSTPLTARKAFTGSSQKYINSIADLSAFVNQSVLVRFRFASDAVTNGTGWYVDDVLIADQSSLDSEVCMTSGQGDQQCTKKRFMVLFSAPVESEKPALPITHEVEGIWPNPFAGTATLRLRVAKPQNVRIALHDLLGRSVGEVFEGILAAGEWRTLALDGSHMPNGVYFCRIAGETFSEVQKIVLLR; this is translated from the coding sequence ATGAGTAAAATTGCTTTCCTTAGTACAATCTTTTTATCCCTCGCAACAGTACTTTGGGCACAAGATGGCATAGACATTAGTGGAAGTGGACGGTATGACGTCAACACAGGTCTTCCACGCGCCATTTATCGTGAACACTTTAGGGCACAGTCGGCATTTCCAGAAACGCAGGCCCGCGAATACCTGAGGCATCATGCTTTGCGCTTGTTTGGGGTGACCACCTTGCCAGAAAATGTCCTTCGACTCGTTGGTAAAACGGATTTACCTTTTGGAAAGGTGGTGCGTTTTCAGCAAGTATTTCAAGGATTGCCCGTTGAAAGAAATGAAGTGGCTGTTACGATTGGTCAAAGCGGAGAGGTGATTTTTGTCACCTCATCCTTTCATCCAATACAGGGTATGGAAAATACCGGAACAAGGCCCACCAAAAAACTGTTTCGGGAAGAAGCATTGGTCCGAAAAGCGATCTTACGCGAGGAAACGGAGGAAATACCGGGCTTTCCAGATCGGTCCGAATCCGTTTGGACGCAAAATGAAGCCGGAGAATGGGTGGAAGCACGTCGGATAGAGGTGTATCACCCCGAACATCAACATTATTGGGCCGTTTGGTTAGATGCACATTCCGGAAGTGTAATTCGCAAAGAATCACTTGCCGTGAGATGTAAACATTCGCATGAACCAAGTTTAGAAACACATCTAAGTAAAACAAAATCACTTCCTCCCTTTGAACCGCTACATTCTCCCCTTCTTTTTATAGGCCAGACCTACACTACTGGTCAAGGTATTGGTAAGGTTTTTGATCCTGATCCATTAACCTCGGCGAAGAAGGAATATGGTGCTATGGGTTTGTTGGATAACAACGATGCCGATTCTCCGGAATTAACTGCACAACTGAAAGAAGTGGCCTTAAAAGACCTTTCTCATGAAAATGGACAGTTTTTTTTAAGGGGTAAATATGCATGGATTGCTGATACGGGCGCTCCTTTTAAGGGTTTGTTTGAACAAAATAGCCATGATTTTTCAACCTCCCGTTCAAATGATTTGTTCGAAGCCGTCAATGCGTATTATCACATAGACCTAAACCTGCGTTATGTGGCAGAAACCCTAGGTTTTTCCATTCCAAACAGACATGCCGGAAATACAACAACACAATGGTTCGATCCCAGCGCCCTCAATGGTGCCGATAATTCACAGTACGACCCCACAACCGGATACCTTGTTTTTGGTGAAGGCGGGGTTGATGATGCCGAGGATGCGGGTGTAATTTGGCATGAAGCCGCACACGCCTTGCACGATCGAATGACCTTGGGCAGCATCTCTAATGCCACAAACGATGGGCTTGCCGAAGGTTTTGCAGATTATTGGGCACAATCTTATCTCTGGACGGTTCAGCAGTGGGGACTTACCGATGCGCCCTATCATTACGTTTTCCGGTGGGATGGACACAATCCGTTCTGGGGAGGCCGCACCACCCAATACCCCAACAAATTTCCGGATGGAATTGTAACGTCGGGCGGATCGCTTCGCGAGCGCAACGGGCAAATTGTGGCATCCACTCTGATGGAGATATGGCCTGTATTGGGCAGAACAATGACCGATCAGGCGGCCCTTTCAGCGGTCGGTATGACCAATGCGGAGTCCAATCAAAATGACTATTTTAACGCATTTTACCAAACGCTTCGTCAGCTAAGGGTGCCCGCAGGGCAAATGGAACAGGTGTATCAGATCATTGCATCACGAGGCTATACCTTGCCTGCCAAAGGGTTGAGCATTGGCCTTGAATCCGATCTATCCCATCTAACCGTGGAGTCGGATGCCACACTCCGGGTGGAAATCAATAACAACAGTGCCCTCGACAAAACCAATGTATCCGTAACGGCACAATTGCCTGCTGGGATGGTCTATCAATCAAACAGCGCAACGTGTCCAGCAAATTTTAACAATGACAGTTTGGTCTTTTCTATTGGGGATCTACCTGCTTTTGGGTTTAAAACATGTACTTTTGTTGTTAAACTGTCTCGTCTAACAGGTAACAAATACTTTGGTGACGATTTTGAGCAGGGCTTAAGCCAGTGGGTAGCCCCAAAAGACGCCCAAAATTTCACCTGGACTTCCAGCATGATCCAGCCCCATCAGGGGAAAACGAGTGCGTTTGTACAAAACCAAGGACTGCCTTCAGACCTCACCTTAACGCTTGTAAAAGCCGTATCCTTACAAGCCGGAACGCCAGTACTGAGCTTTTGGCATTTCTATAACACGGAATTCTTTAGTGATGGGGGCGTGGTAGAAATCTCAACAGATGCTGGAAGTACTTGGCAGGATTTAGATACAAAATGGATCATGAATGCGTATAACGGAAGAATTTCCTCTACCTTTTCAACGCCATTGACTGCACGTAAAGCGTTTACAGGCTCTTCCCAAAAGTACATCAATAGTATTGCAGATCTAAGTGCATTTGTCAATCAATCGGTTTTGGTACGCTTCCGTTTTGCCAGTGATGCCGTAACCAATGGAACGGGCTGGTATGTGGATGATGTCTTGATTGCAGACCAATCGTCCCTCGATTCGGAAGTTTGCATGACTTCCGGCCAAGGAGATCAGCAGTGTACAAAAAAGCGATTTATGGTTCTGTTTAGTGCGCCTGTAGAATCTGAAAAGCCTGCTTTGCCCATCACCCACGAAGTAGAAGGGATTTGGCCCAATCCGTTTGCGGGCACGGCTACGTTGCGACTTCGGGTGGCGAAACCGCAAAATGTCAGGATAGCCCTTCACGACCTTCTTGGTCGTAGTGTAGGCGAGGTGTTTGAGGGCATACTGGCCGCTGGTGAATGGCGAACCCTTGCATTAGATGGGAGCCATATGCCAAATGGGGTGTATTTTTGCCGGATAGCAGGTGAGACGTTTTCTGAGGTTCAAAAAATAGTCCTTCTACGATAG
- a CDS encoding sporulation protein, whose product MSFFDKAKKFLGMNTIELSLEAQPTFLVTDRTVTGIIKMKGVSDQVIKSVILEFYRESDYTHRDSEGYESSRTKKTPMGKIQVNAPSSISKDEEIQLPFEVPFFYEKTFSERMKEKDGMVGRMFKHAEDSFTRDEFLLTVKIDLANVALDPSQTVKIMRV is encoded by the coding sequence ATGAGTTTTTTTGACAAAGCCAAGAAATTTCTTGGCATGAACACCATCGAGTTGTCGCTGGAAGCACAACCTACTTTTTTGGTGACAGACCGGACTGTTACAGGAATCATTAAAATGAAGGGAGTTTCGGATCAAGTCATTAAATCTGTTATCCTTGAGTTTTACCGTGAGTCGGATTACACCCATCGTGATAGTGAAGGCTATGAAAGCTCACGAACGAAGAAGACACCCATGGGGAAAATACAGGTAAACGCACCGTCTTCTATTAGTAAGGACGAAGAAATTCAGTTGCCATTTGAAGTGCCCTTCTTTTACGAAAAAACCTTCAGCGAGCGGATGAAGGAAAAAGACGGAATGGTAGGAAGGATGTTTAAACATGCAGAAGACAGTTTTACCCGTGATGAATTTCTGCTTACGGTAAAAATTGATCTGGCGAATGTAGCCTTGGATCCTAGTCAAACGGTTAAAATCATGAGGGTATAA
- a CDS encoding 5'-methylthioadenosine phosphorylase, which yields MYPPPINAPSIAVILGSSFHSATFQKWELVETPFKTPFGSTVLHRVPLQNKVAWVLFRHGSPHRFLPNQINYRANAYALKMVNCQALLITSSVGVMTTDLPLYKILFLKDLLYPENRLPDGNTCTMFPHPTPQQGHLVLNEGLFSKALTLQLIQHFTPLQSEIFMNVTFAYAGGPRTKTPAENRYWAAMGAQVNSMTLAPEVVLANELEIPCAGLVVGHKYSVPDVQNPPDGSIQETLDTARERLENAVQWFIEEGTPVPFRNHLFRF from the coding sequence ATGTATCCTCCTCCAATCAATGCTCCTTCCATTGCCGTCATTCTGGGTAGTTCATTCCATTCAGCGACCTTCCAGAAATGGGAATTGGTCGAAACTCCGTTTAAAACCCCCTTTGGATCAACTGTTTTGCACCGAGTTCCATTACAAAACAAAGTTGCCTGGGTGCTATTCCGGCATGGTTCACCACACCGCTTCCTTCCCAACCAAATTAACTACCGGGCGAACGCATATGCCCTTAAAATGGTCAACTGCCAAGCACTGCTAATAACCAGTTCTGTTGGGGTTATGACAACAGACTTGCCCCTATATAAAATATTATTTCTGAAAGACTTGCTCTATCCTGAAAATCGTTTACCAGATGGCAATACTTGTACCATGTTCCCACACCCTACTCCCCAGCAAGGGCATTTGGTCTTGAATGAAGGGCTTTTTTCGAAGGCATTAACCCTTCAATTAATTCAGCACTTTACACCGCTTCAGTCAGAAATTTTCATGAATGTAACTTTTGCCTATGCAGGTGGACCGAGAACCAAAACGCCGGCTGAAAATCGTTATTGGGCGGCAATGGGGGCACAAGTCAACTCGATGACGTTGGCCCCAGAAGTTGTTTTGGCAAATGAATTAGAAATTCCATGTGCGGGTTTGGTGGTTGGACACAAATATTCGGTTCCAGACGTGCAAAATCCGCCAGATGGAAGCATTCAGGAAACATTGGACACCGCCCGCGAAAGATTAGAAAATGCGGTGCAATGGTTTATCGAGGAAGGGACGCCCGTTCCATTTAGAAATCACCTTTTTCGTTTCTAA
- a CDS encoding phosphotransferase gives MPTHTLPLTFDLFNLEKAQSVFSNKALPPIWTPLSGGNLNYVWRWGIFPNSVIVKQTPPFIAAAPKHPFNQDRHHFERQALTFLNTPPPSLPHNPQIHLPVVLAHDAPSAVLVLSDFGPSPALGSANVQAGFDPVLGKNLGLFIKELHLSTLKNKYLLLNHNNCTVQETRFEIQYRFIGQQALTHKLPHAPEIQAAAHHLGEVFLQEGICLIMGDLWPASLLVLAQGLAVIDWELSHYGQPAQDVGHLAAHLWMLYHRNQNPHFRMRIQQFWQGFIEMYFYQNPVFDLNQQLRAIQHLGAEIMARTIGAFRSGSAYEGLSVHHPVQQEALQFATNCLLENDLSLQQMFSPFHIPYF, from the coding sequence ATGCCTACCCATACGCTTCCCTTGACCTTTGATCTTTTTAACTTAGAAAAAGCCCAGTCGGTTTTTTCCAATAAGGCATTACCGCCAATCTGGACGCCGCTTTCGGGTGGCAACCTCAACTACGTTTGGCGCTGGGGTATTTTTCCAAACTCGGTTATCGTCAAACAAACCCCCCCTTTTATTGCTGCTGCACCCAAACACCCGTTTAATCAAGATCGGCACCACTTTGAAAGACAAGCCCTGACGTTTTTAAACACGCCCCCCCCTTCCCTTCCCCATAATCCCCAAATTCATCTGCCAGTGGTTTTGGCACACGATGCCCCTTCGGCGGTGTTGGTCTTGAGCGATTTTGGACCATCTCCCGCTTTAGGTTCAGCAAATGTACAAGCAGGATTCGATCCAGTTTTAGGCAAAAATTTAGGCTTATTTATTAAAGAATTACACCTTTCGACATTAAAAAACAAATATTTACTCCTTAATCATAACAACTGCACCGTTCAAGAGACCCGATTTGAAATTCAGTATCGTTTCATTGGGCAGCAAGCCCTTACCCACAAGTTACCTCATGCACCTGAAATACAAGCGGCTGCACACCACTTGGGAGAAGTCTTTTTGCAGGAGGGGATTTGTCTTATCATGGGCGATTTATGGCCCGCCTCCCTCTTAGTCCTTGCACAGGGGCTTGCAGTGATAGACTGGGAACTTTCGCATTATGGTCAACCAGCACAAGATGTTGGACACCTTGCGGCCCACCTTTGGATGCTTTATCACCGCAATCAAAATCCTCACTTTAGAATGCGCATTCAACAATTTTGGCAGGGTTTCATAGAAATGTATTTTTACCAAAATCCAGTGTTTGATCTTAATCAGCAGCTGCGTGCCATTCAGCACTTGGGGGCAGAAATTATGGCGCGAACCATAGGGGCCTTTCGGTCTGGTTCAGCGTATGAGGGCCTTTCGGTTCATCATCCTGTGCAACAAGAAGCCCTTCAGTTCGCAACCAACTGTTTACTTGAAAACGATCTATCATTGCAACAAATGTTTTCGCCCTTTCACATCCCCTATTTTTAA